The DNA sequence GCTTGGCCCCGCTTGTCCAGCGAAGGGACGTCCTGCGCCCGCCCCGCCGCCCAGCCGAGCAGCGCCGCGCCAGCCAGAACCGCCGCAGCGATCAGGAAAGCGCTGCCGATAAAGGGCAACACCGGCCGCTCGCCCACCGACAGGCTATATATAGCGCCAAAGAATATCGGCGAGAGAACCCCGGCGATCGATCCGACGCTATTGTTCGCGCCCTGCAACTGCCCTTGCTCGGATTCTGAAACCCGTTGCGTCATCAGCGACTGGATCGTGGGCATGGCGAGCCCCCACAGCGCATTGGGAAACACGGCCGCGATGAACAATGCCTCCGTGGACGCCAGGCCCATGGCCGCCAACCCCAGCGCGCCAAAGGAAAGTCCTATGATCATCGTCCCCCGGTCGCCCAGCCGCTTGGTCATTGGCCCGACGATCAGGCCCTGCACGCCCATGTCGAGCATCCCCACCAGCGCGAACAATATGCCCACCTGCCAAGGACCCCAGCCATAACGGTCGCCCGCATAGAGAACGAACACCGCCGAAAACAGGTGATGGGCGAAATGGAGCAGGAAGTTGACGGTGGCGAGGCTCGACAGCTCCGGATGCGACCGCAACAGCTTCAGCGCGCCGAACGGATTGGCCCGTTTCCACGAAAAGGCCATCCGCTTTTCCGGCGCCAGCGACTCAGGCAGGACGATCAGGCCATAGAGGAAGGCGAGGGCGGAAAAGCCCGCCGCCGCCCAGAAAGGCGCCCGCACCGAAATCTCCCCCAGCATGCCGCCCAGCAGGGGGCCGGCGACGAACCCGCCACTGAACGCTGCGCCGATCAGCCCGTAGCCCCGCGCCCTTTTTTCCGGGGGCAGAATGTCGGCCATATAGGCGAAGGTGGAAGTGAAGCTGGACGAGGTCACGCCCGCAAGAATCCGCCCCAGCGCCAGCCACCACAGATTGGGCGCCAGCGCCATCAGCAGGAAATCAAGCGCCAACCCGGCAACGGAAATCAGGATCACCGGCCGCCGCCCGAAGCGATCCGACAGCGATCCGATGATCGGCGAACACAGGAACTGCATCACCGCCCACAGCGCGACGAGCAGGCCGTTCCACAAGCCCGTGCCCGTGGTCGATCCGGTCAGCTCCTCGATCAGCTGCGGCACGACCGGAATGACGATCCCCATCGACATGACATCGAGCATCGCCGTCAAAAGGATGAACGCGATGGCGGCGGTACGAGGCGGGACGGGCGGCGGGGACATGATGGCTCCTAGCGCTGCGACGGCCTTAAGCCTTCAAAAGCAGATGACCTCACCTGCTCAGCGCATGCATTAAAGCATTTTCGAAGCAGATGGTATCATCTGCTGGCTCGGAAAATGCGGGAAACAAAAGACAAATAATGCATAATCCGATCCAGTCAGATCGGATCATGCATTGGATCGGGGACGCTCCTGACGCGGCTCGGTTCAATCACGCCATGACGAAGCCCGACCCCTAGCGGTTTCACGGCCCGAAAAAAAGGGGTTCGCTCCGGCCCCGGCTATCGCGCCGCCGGGTTCCGGGGAAACTGGAGATTGGCGATCCGGCCATTCTGCACCGAACAGGTGAAATGGAGCGTCTGGCCGTCCTCCGACCGCCAGCTGGAACGGGCGTCGATGTCACCCTCGACCTGATATTTCCCGCGCGTCTCCACCGGCTCCTGCACCTGCCGTACCTCGGCAAAGCCGCCGTCCCGCTCTGCCTCGTCACGGGCCGCGACCGCGCATTCGGTGATCGCCTCCTCGCGTTCCCGGTCGACCCGCGCGTCTTCAGCCCGCTCGCCCGGACGGGCATAAGCTTGACTGCGCGGAGGGGAACCGGCCTGCTCATCCACCCCGCCCGTCACATCGGAAAAATCATCGTCAGCCCGCTGCTGCGCCTGCGCCTGGCTGCCCCGCTCCTCGCCGCCGGTCACATCGTCATCCGCATAAGGATCATCCTGCGCCTGCCGGTCGCTCGCGCTGGGATAGCCATAATCCGGTTGCGCCTGTGCATGGACCATGCTGCCGGGCACCAGTGCCGCCGCGCCCAGCATTGCTCCCGTCATCCAACCCGCCTTGCCGGTCATCCCATCACTCCTTGTCAGCTGCGGGACGTGTCTAGGCTTGATCGGCTGTCGCACGGCTGAACGCGGCCGGGGCATCGTTGAGGCAGAGGTAGGCGGCGCAAAAACAAAACAGGCCGCAGCTCCATCGAG is a window from the Sphingobium sp. Cam5-1 genome containing:
- a CDS encoding TCR/Tet family MFS transporter, with product MSPPPVPPRTAAIAFILLTAMLDVMSMGIVIPVVPQLIEELTGSTTGTGLWNGLLVALWAVMQFLCSPIIGSLSDRFGRRPVILISVAGLALDFLLMALAPNLWWLALGRILAGVTSSSFTSTFAYMADILPPEKRARGYGLIGAAFSGGFVAGPLLGGMLGEISVRAPFWAAAGFSALAFLYGLIVLPESLAPEKRMAFSWKRANPFGALKLLRSHPELSSLATVNFLLHFAHHLFSAVFVLYAGDRYGWGPWQVGILFALVGMLDMGVQGLIVGPMTKRLGDRGTMIIGLSFGALGLAAMGLASTEALFIAAVFPNALWGLAMPTIQSLMTQRVSESEQGQLQGANNSVGSIAGVLSPIFFGAIYSLSVGERPVLPFIGSAFLIAAAVLAGAALLGWAAGRAQDVPSLDKRGQAH